From the genome of Carassius gibelio isolate Cgi1373 ecotype wild population from Czech Republic chromosome A16, carGib1.2-hapl.c, whole genome shotgun sequence, one region includes:
- the LOC128030852 gene encoding nucleoporin SEH1, with translation MFVARSIAADHKDLIHDVSYDFHGRRMATCSSDQSIKVWDKGDNGEWNCTASWKTHSGSVWRVTWAHPEFGQVLASCSFDRTAIVWEEIVGESNDKQRGQSHWIKRTTLVDSRTSVTDVKFAPKHMGLMLTTCSADGVVRIYEAPDVMNLSQWSLQHEISSKLSCSCISWNPSSSRAHAPMIAVGSDDSNVTYGGKVQIYEYNDVTRKYAKAETLMTVTDAVHDIEFAPNLGRSFHVLAIATKDVRIFKLVPLRKDSSSSAPTKFEVQVLAQFDSHNSQVWRVSWNITSTLLASSGDDGCVRLWKANYMDNWKCTGVLKGDGSPVSGQPGSLSSSLGSASAQSALNGATGR, from the exons ATGTTTGTCGCGCGCAGCATCGCAGCCGATCATAAAGATCTGATCCACGATGTTTCTTATGACTTTCACGGGCGGAGAATGGCGACGTGCTCCAGCGACCAAAGCATTAAG GTGTGGGATAAGGGAGATAACGGAGAATGGAACTGCACAGCCAGCTGGAAA ACTCACAGTGGCTCAGTTTGGAGAGTGACCTGGGCCCATCCAGAGTTTGGACAGGTGTTGGCGTCCTGCTCCTTTGATCGTACTGCGATAGTATGGGAGGAGATTGTTGGAGAGTCCAATGACAAACAACGAGGACAAAGCCACTGG ATAAAGAGAACCACACTTGTGGACAGTCGGACATCCGTGACTGATGTGAAGTTTGCCCCGAAGCACATGGGCCTGATGCTGACCACATGCTCTGCAGACGGTGTGGTGCGAATCTACGAGGCCCCTGACGTGATGAACCTGAGCCAGTGGTCCCTGCAGCATGAGATCTCATCCAAACTCTCGTGCTCCTGCATCTCCTGGAACCCTTCCAG TTCTCGAGCTCATGCACCTATGATTGCAGTGGGTAGTGATGACAGCAATGTGACGTATGGCGGCAAGGTTCAGATATACGAGTACAATGATGTTACAAG GAAATATGCCAAAGCAGAGACACTGATGACCGTTACAGATGCTGTACATGATATTGAATTTGCTCCCAATCTGGGACGGTCTTTCCATGTGCTTGCTATTGCCACCAAAGATGTGCGCATCTTCAAACTGGTTCCACTTCG AAAGGACAGCTCTTCTTCAGCGCCCACTAAATTTGAGGTGCAGGTGCTGGCCCAGTTTGACAGTCATAACTCTCAGGTGTGGCGTGTCAGCTGGAACATCACCAGTACACTTCTGGCTTCCTCTGGTGACGATGGCTGTGTGAGACTCTGGAAAG CAAACTACATGGACAATTGGAAATGCACAGGTGTTCTCAAGGGAGATGGTAGTCCAGTGTCTGGTCAGCCTGGTTCACTGAGCAGCTCCCTGGGTTCTGCTTCTGCACAGAGTGCTCTAAATGGGGCCACTGGACGATAG